One genomic segment of Flavobacteriaceae bacterium includes these proteins:
- a CDS encoding tyrosine-type recombinase/integrase: MTLKEYLQKKYSKSTLNSNLYNIKKFTDYYQNKAEKATYKDVLNYIEHLRKNYDLNPKTLCHCLSAVKIYFNYLLEIGKRKDHTCSELYLKDKINKQIQVDNLYSSETLEQFFENYQIKRKKYLQNRNKIMISLLIYQGLTVNEITELELKDIDLDKGEIFIKGKQEITSKSPKSRTLPLQAKQVLLIYNYLEKDRKKLLKYNRKNPNDTRFVLGQYGEAIQPHGISRIINENRKENEKIQPLKIRQSVIANLLKKENDTRIVQVFAGHKRASTTVQYKQSELEILQRAIHQYHPIKEAVKPKSPKTKG; the protein is encoded by the coding sequence ATGACCCTAAAAGAATATTTACAAAAGAAATACAGTAAAAGTACTTTGAATAGCAATCTGTACAATATCAAAAAATTTACAGATTATTACCAAAACAAAGCAGAAAAAGCCACATATAAAGACGTTTTAAACTACATTGAACACTTACGAAAGAACTATGACTTAAACCCAAAAACACTCTGTCATTGTTTGTCTGCTGTTAAAATTTACTTCAATTATTTATTAGAAATAGGAAAACGAAAAGACCATACTTGTAGCGAACTCTATCTAAAAGATAAAATCAACAAACAAATACAAGTTGATAATCTATACAGCTCTGAAACCCTGGAACAGTTTTTTGAAAACTATCAAATCAAAAGAAAAAAATATCTTCAAAATAGAAACAAAATCATGATTAGTCTATTGATTTATCAAGGCTTAACAGTAAATGAAATTACAGAATTAGAACTCAAAGACATTGATTTAGACAAAGGCGAAATCTTTATCAAAGGAAAACAAGAAATTACCTCAAAAAGCCCTAAAAGTAGAACCTTACCACTACAAGCCAAACAAGTGCTTTTGATTTACAATTATTTAGAAAAAGACAGAAAGAAATTGTTGAAATACAATCGTAAAAATCCAAATGATACCAGGTTTGTTTTAGGACAATACGGAGAAGCTATACAACCACACGGAATAAGTAGAATTATTAATGAAAACCGAAAAGAGAATGAAAAAATACAACCTCTAAAAATCCGTCAGAGTGTAATTGCTAATCTATTAAAAAAAGAAAACGACACGAGAATAGTACAAGTTTTTGCAGGACATAAAAGAGCCTCTACAACGGTACAGTATAAACAAAGTGAACTGGAAATATTACAACGTGCAATTCATCAATATCATCCGATAAAAGAAGCGGTAAAACCAAAATCCCCCAAAACAAAAGGATGA
- a CDS encoding tyrosine-type recombinase/integrase, with protein MGKPSKHIIYNQAYQKEAITYRNYLLLLGYAKETCQSKYLYLKEFFNSLEAVGVYKLQDITAVEIGNFYEKTANRKSIKTQEKLKQKTVYDIMRCVQTYLGYLLDLGKITNHPASHLKFTYLNEKVERSIFTQEEINQLYQATNTEQEKAVLHMGYGCGLRVNEISQLNRTDLRLTENLIIVQRGKNNKRRLVPINTIISHELQAFIFSTEKDKDKKTIANDGLPVFTHSKGGRMKSWTLNKLLKKLLKRTNFGNQFTTEELNKIGIHTLRHSIATHLLENGMKLEQVQQFLGHSHIESTEIYTHITQNQINTMK; from the coding sequence ATGGGCAAACCAAGCAAGCATATTATTTATAATCAAGCATACCAAAAAGAAGCCATAACATACCGAAACTATTTACTATTATTAGGTTATGCCAAAGAAACCTGCCAATCAAAATACTTATATTTAAAAGAATTTTTTAACTCGTTGGAAGCCGTAGGAGTTTACAAATTACAAGACATCACCGCTGTTGAAATTGGGAATTTTTATGAAAAAACAGCAAACAGAAAAAGCATTAAAACCCAAGAAAAGCTAAAGCAAAAAACAGTATACGATATCATGCGTTGCGTACAAACCTATTTAGGCTACCTACTTGATTTAGGAAAAATAACAAACCATCCAGCTTCACATTTAAAATTTACCTATTTAAATGAAAAAGTAGAACGAAGCATATTTACACAAGAAGAGATCAATCAACTTTACCAAGCAACAAACACCGAACAAGAAAAAGCAGTATTGCATATGGGATATGGTTGCGGATTAAGAGTAAATGAAATTAGCCAGTTAAATAGAACAGACTTACGATTAACAGAAAACTTAATTATTGTACAAAGAGGCAAGAATAATAAACGAAGATTAGTTCCAATCAATACCATTATAAGCCATGAATTACAAGCATTTATTTTTTCAACTGAAAAAGACAAAGACAAAAAAACAATTGCTAACGATGGCTTACCTGTTTTTACACATAGTAAAGGAGGAAGAATGAAATCTTGGACATTAAATAAACTACTCAAGAAACTACTAAAACGAACCAACTTCGGCAATCAATTTACAACTGAAGAACTTAATAAAATTGGCATACATACATTACGCCATAGCATAGCAACACATCTTTTAGAAAATGGAATGAAGCTAGAACAAGTACAACAATTTTTAGGACACAGCCATATTGAAAGCACAGAAATTTACACACATATCACTCAAAACCAAATCAATACTATGAAATGA
- a CDS encoding helix-turn-helix domain-containing protein, with the protein MDVIDFVMHKESVGGQPITKHQAINKCKEILGYQKTNNKERYQPDLSKSQFLANIFQYFCNAVYNSTPAKTYLESRNLDFKKLTSSGSPVGYNAGQFHHGSRRDEQLIQRCVNYGLLIDKNILSRTGNKAYGVFGKWSICFALKNKNNEITSLYFRSTLNDKKSKHFYLKDRKGLYPNYPKPTTKKLILTEAIIDAASLLQIKTITKEYEVLSCYGTNGLTAEHSEALSQLKQLEEIIFFFDNDEAGRKAIAKYSEMLQSEYPKLKMSSVEPINKDINETLQAHTEEIFIELLNKRTALVFSNEKPTENKTIERPNASNSIDFLKRKHLLKNLNQLIGKAGIVGEQNSRMLLFLIIVSYLNKNPLHALVQGSSGSGKTHIISRIADMMPQEDVLRFTRITESSLYNWGEFDLFKKVVVIEDLDGLKEDALYALREFISNQVLRSSVTIKDKKGNNKSRHKIVKGQFSSLSATTKGETYEDNMSRSFLIAVDESKTQTTKIINYQNQRNAGEIDPNEQQKAIHFIQQLVRNLKDYEVVNPYATKLNLPDKVHKIRRLNEMYQAVIKQVTFLNQYNRKLNTKEQLVAEIEDIEQATEILFESIILKVDELDGSLRQFFEHLKKYVKNENQDFILREIRQHLNISKTQVFRYVQTLTELEYLKQIGGYANKGIKYKISYWDNYQKIRVEIKDFLMLQIQQLKSKNQTAPSKPKHKKISELVQ; encoded by the coding sequence ATGGATGTGATAGATTTTGTAATGCACAAAGAGTCCGTAGGCGGACAGCCCATTACAAAACATCAAGCCATCAACAAATGCAAAGAAATTTTAGGCTATCAAAAAACCAATAACAAGGAGCGTTACCAACCAGATTTAAGCAAAAGCCAGTTCCTGGCCAATATATTTCAGTATTTCTGTAATGCCGTTTACAATAGCACTCCTGCCAAAACCTATTTAGAAAGTAGAAACCTAGACTTTAAAAAACTTACCTCTAGTGGATCTCCAGTAGGTTACAATGCAGGACAGTTCCACCATGGTTCTCGGCGAGACGAGCAATTAATACAACGATGTGTAAACTATGGACTGTTGATAGACAAGAATATTTTAAGCAGAACAGGCAACAAAGCCTACGGTGTTTTTGGGAAATGGAGTATCTGTTTTGCTTTAAAAAATAAGAACAATGAAATAACGAGTTTGTATTTTAGAAGTACATTAAATGACAAGAAAAGCAAACACTTTTATTTGAAAGACAGAAAAGGACTTTATCCAAATTATCCCAAACCAACGACTAAAAAACTAATCCTTACCGAAGCAATTATCGATGCAGCTTCATTATTACAAATAAAAACCATCACAAAGGAATACGAAGTATTAAGCTGTTACGGAACCAATGGACTAACCGCAGAACACAGCGAGGCACTGAGCCAATTAAAACAACTAGAAGAGATTATATTTTTCTTTGACAATGACGAAGCTGGTCGCAAAGCGATAGCGAAATATAGCGAAATGCTACAATCAGAATATCCAAAACTAAAAATGAGTAGCGTAGAACCTATAAACAAAGACATCAACGAAACATTACAAGCCCATACAGAAGAAATATTTATAGAACTGTTAAACAAAAGAACAGCACTTGTTTTTTCAAATGAGAAACCCACTGAAAACAAAACAATCGAAAGACCGAACGCAAGTAACAGTATTGATTTTTTGAAAAGAAAGCATCTACTGAAGAACTTAAATCAACTCATTGGCAAAGCAGGAATAGTAGGCGAACAAAACAGCAGGATGTTACTTTTTTTAATCATTGTTAGCTACCTTAATAAAAACCCCTTACACGCATTAGTACAAGGAAGCTCTGGAAGTGGGAAAACACATATTATTAGTAGAATAGCCGATATGATGCCCCAAGAAGACGTTTTACGATTTACAAGAATAACAGAAAGCAGTTTGTACAATTGGGGCGAATTTGACCTATTTAAAAAAGTAGTGGTCATTGAAGATTTAGACGGATTAAAAGAAGATGCTTTGTATGCTTTACGAGAGTTTATATCCAATCAAGTATTGCGAAGCTCCGTAACCATAAAAGACAAAAAAGGCAATAACAAAAGCCGTCATAAAATAGTAAAAGGACAGTTCAGCAGTTTAAGTGCCACCACCAAAGGCGAAACCTACGAAGACAATATGAGCCGAAGTTTTTTAATAGCAGTCGATGAGAGCAAGACACAAACTACTAAAATCATCAACTACCAAAACCAAAGAAATGCAGGAGAAATAGACCCAAACGAACAACAAAAAGCAATACACTTTATACAACAATTGGTTAGAAACTTAAAAGATTATGAAGTGGTCAATCCCTATGCAACAAAACTAAACTTACCAGACAAAGTACATAAAATAAGACGATTGAACGAAATGTATCAAGCCGTTATTAAACAAGTTACTTTTTTAAACCAGTACAATCGAAAGTTAAATACCAAAGAGCAATTAGTTGCCGAAATAGAAGACATAGAACAAGCAACCGAAATTCTTTTTGAAAGTATTATTTTAAAAGTAGATGAACTTGATGGAAGCCTACGCCAGTTTTTTGAACACTTAAAAAAGTACGTCAAGAACGAGAACCAAGACTTTATATTAAGAGAAATCAGACAACATTTAAACATCAGCAAAACCCAAGTCTTTAGATACGTTCAAACACTTACAGAACTGGAGTATCTAAAACAAATAGGCGGTTATGCCAATAAAGGCATCAAGTATAAAATTAGTTATTGGGACAACTACCAAAAAATACGAGTAGAAATCAAAGATTTTTTAATGCTACAAATCCAACAACTCAAATCCAAAAACCAAACAGCACCAAGTAAGCCAAAACATAAGAAAATATCAGAATTGGTTCAATGA
- the recJ gene encoding single-stranded-DNA-specific exonuclease RecJ, translating to MRWKLKPEPHSDIVTQLASCLSINKTLAKLLAQRNISNFEGAKKFFRPSLEDLHDPFLMKDMEYAVNRIEKAIAANESILVYGDYDVDGTTAVSLVFLYLKTIYDKVVTYIPDRYEEGYGISYQGIDFAADNHFSLIIALDCGIKAIEKVAYASEKNIDFIICDHHKPGDEIPRAIAVLNPKRKDCSYPYDELCGCGIGFKLITAMAFKKGQVIEDMKLYLDLVAVAIAADIVPMTGENRILTHFGLQVINTQPRSGIKAMTHQLKKSKLTITDVVFIIAPRINAAGRMKHGNHAVELLTTIDFDTAVHHAALIEKYNIARKEADKKIAEEALWQIKRNNEENNFTTVVFNENWHKGVIGIVASRLIETYYRPTLVFTKSKDRFTASARSVKGFDIYHALEQCSEFIEQFGGHTYAAGLTLLPEKYAGFKKKFEEVVSKTIDKKLLTREVLIDTEIDLYEITPKFFRIIQQMAPFGPQNMNPVFKTSAVRDNGYGKQVGTDKNHLRLHIIQGADRKTYHAIGFGLGEKISSIHNDFDIAYSLSENEWNGIKSMQLILKDIS from the coding sequence ATGCGTTGGAAACTAAAACCGGAACCTCATTCAGATATCGTAACCCAGTTGGCTAGCTGCTTGTCTATCAATAAAACGTTGGCAAAATTATTGGCTCAACGAAATATTTCAAATTTCGAAGGAGCCAAAAAATTTTTCCGACCAAGTTTGGAAGATCTACACGACCCCTTTTTAATGAAAGATATGGAATATGCGGTAAATAGGATTGAAAAGGCCATTGCTGCCAATGAATCTATTTTAGTATATGGCGATTATGATGTGGATGGTACGACTGCTGTTTCTCTGGTTTTTTTGTATTTAAAAACGATTTATGATAAGGTAGTTACCTATATCCCTGATCGCTATGAAGAAGGTTATGGGATTTCTTATCAGGGAATCGATTTTGCTGCCGACAATCATTTTTCTTTGATAATTGCTTTGGATTGTGGTATTAAAGCTATTGAAAAAGTGGCATATGCTTCTGAAAAGAATATTGATTTTATTATTTGTGATCATCATAAACCGGGAGATGAAATACCTCGGGCTATTGCCGTTCTAAATCCAAAAAGAAAAGATTGTAGCTATCCTTATGATGAACTGTGTGGTTGTGGAATCGGTTTTAAACTGATTACAGCTATGGCTTTTAAAAAAGGGCAAGTCATAGAAGACATGAAATTGTATTTGGATTTGGTAGCGGTGGCCATTGCTGCGGATATTGTGCCCATGACAGGCGAAAACAGAATCTTAACCCATTTTGGATTACAGGTTATCAATACACAGCCGAGAAGTGGTATTAAAGCAATGACCCACCAACTCAAAAAAAGCAAATTGACCATTACGGATGTGGTATTTATCATCGCTCCGAGAATTAATGCTGCCGGAAGGATGAAACACGGAAATCATGCTGTTGAATTATTGACAACCATTGATTTTGATACTGCCGTTCATCATGCTGCTTTGATAGAAAAATATAATATAGCCAGGAAAGAAGCAGATAAAAAAATTGCGGAAGAGGCTTTATGGCAAATTAAAAGGAATAATGAGGAAAATAATTTTACTACAGTTGTTTTTAATGAAAACTGGCATAAAGGAGTTATTGGAATTGTTGCTTCCAGATTGATAGAGACCTATTACAGGCCTACCCTAGTTTTTACGAAAAGTAAAGATAGGTTCACTGCTTCTGCAAGATCGGTAAAAGGTTTTGATATATACCATGCACTGGAGCAATGTTCGGAATTTATAGAACAGTTTGGAGGGCATACCTATGCTGCCGGTTTGACATTACTTCCCGAAAAATATGCTGGTTTTAAAAAGAAATTCGAAGAGGTTGTCTCCAAAACCATCGATAAAAAATTATTAACCAGAGAAGTTTTGATAGATACTGAAATAGATCTCTATGAAATTACTCCGAAATTTTTCAGAATTATTCAACAAATGGCACCATTTGGCCCACAGAATATGAATCCGGTTTTTAAAACTTCTGCCGTAAGAGATAATGGTTACGGAAAACAGGTAGGAACTGATAAAAATCACTTACGATTACACATCATTCAGGGAGCAGACAGAAAAACGTATCATGCTATTGGCTTTGGTTTGGGAGAAAAAATAAGTAGCATCCATAATGATTTTGACATTGCATACTCTTTGAGTGAGAATGAGTGGAATGGAATAAAATCTATGCAGCTCATACTAAAAGATATTAGCTAA